A genomic stretch from Malus domestica chromosome 15, GDT2T_hap1 includes:
- the LOC103455765 gene encoding serine/threonine-protein kinase RIPK-like — MTEKKILTWKCIIPGCYKSTTDPESRLQQPVLKQTPSLQQRLSISDISNDLSSALFADDLSNPLISLNLHVFSLAELGVVTRNFSWSSLIGEGGFGPVFKGFVGDKVRPGLKAQPVAVKLLDLDGLQGHKEWLAEIVFLGQLRHQNLVKLIGYCCEDEHRLLVYEYMAGGSLENQLFRSYSTPLSWSKRMKIAVGAAKGLAFLHEADHKPVIFRDFKTSNILLDSDYTAKLSDFGLAKDGPEGEDTHITTRIIGTQGYAAPEYIMTGCLTTKSDVYSFGVVLLELLTGKRCIDNTCPSREQKLVEWAKPRLKDTRKLDGIIDPMMEGQYSIRGARKAAALAYSCLSHNPKQRPRMSDVVVILEGLQDFDEGLVVRPFVYVAPNEEDSNSSIKSMITSEAKN; from the exons ATGACTGAAAAGAAAATCCTCACATGGAAATGCATCATCCCAGGCTGTTACAAGAGCACTACAGATCCAGAGAGCCGCCTGCAGCAGCCAGTTCTTAAGCAAACCCCATCACTGCAGCAGAGACTCTCCATCTCGGATATAAGCAATGATCTGAGCTCGGCTCTCTTTGCAGACGATCTCTCCAACCCCCTCATCAGCCTCAACCTTCACGTGTTTTCGCTCGCGGAGCTTGGAGTTGTCACAAGAAATTTTTCATGGAGTAGTCTGATCGGGGAAGGTGGGTTTGGACCCGTGTTCAAAGGGTTTGTTGGTGACAAGGTTAGGCCTGGATTGAAGGCTCAGCCTGTGGCTGTCAAGCTGTTGGACTTGGATGGTTTGCAAGGCCACAAAGAATGGCTG GCAGAAATTGTATTTCTTGGGCAGCTGAGGCATCAAAATCTTGTGAAGCTGATTGGATATTGTTGTGAAGACGAGCACAGGCTCCTAGTTTATGAATACATGGCAGGGGGAAGCTTAGAAAATCAACTCTTCAGAA GTTATTCTACTCCTCTGTCGTGGTCGAAAAGAATGAAAATCGCCGTTGGGGCAGCGAAGGGCTTAGCGTTCCTCCATGAAGCAGATCACAAGCCTGTCATATTCCGAGATTTTAAGACTTCGAATATTCTGCTGGACTCT GATTATACAGCTAAACTTTCGGATTTCGGGTTAGCAAAGGACGGTCCAGAAGGAGAGGACACACATATAACTACACGTATAATAGGGACACAGGGGTATGCAGCCCCTGAATACATCATGACAG GTTGCTTGACTACCAAGAGTGACGTCTATAGTTTTGGAGTTGTTCTGCTAGAGCTATTGACAGGTAAACGGTGCATAGATAATACCTGCCCCAGTCGTGAACAGAAACTTGTGGAGTGGGCAAAACCTCGCTTGAAGGATACGAGAAAGCTCGACGGGATTATAGACCCAATGATGGAGGGACAGTATTCGATCCGAGGGGCTCGAAAGGCGGCTGCATTGGCTTACAGTTGCTTGAGCCACAATCCAAAGCAAAGGCCTAGGATGAGTGATGTGGTTGTGATCTTAGAAGGTCTTCAAGACTTCGATGAAGGGTTAGTTGTCAGGCCATTTGTTTATGTAGCACCAAATGAGGAGGATAGTAATAGTAGCATCAAAAGTATGATAACAAGTGAGGCAAAAAATTAG
- the LOC103455766 gene encoding uncharacterized protein — protein MLPFFLSPVSLYAIYVRRCFAGSGLSQQTLQLDNDQTTLHFWGPNPKLSNQTQNPEKPSLVLIHGFGPAAMWQWRNQVQFFSPHFNVYVPNLVFFGNSTTGSPERTEVFQASSVAKMMEKVGVERFSVMGTSYGGFVAYHLARMWPERVEKAVIASSGVNMRRGDHEALLKRAKLEKIEDLMLPSTAAQLNKLLTLAMARRLDIIPDFFLSDIIHKLYSDKRKEKMELLKGLTLGREDTPNISPLPNKEVLIVWGEKDQIFPLEMATELNELLGPKTKLEVIKNTAHVPQVENPAQFNNIVKSFLCDS, from the exons ATGTTACCCTTCTTTCTCAGCCCCGTCTCCTTATACGCCATCTATGTCCGCCGTTGCTTTGCAGGCTCCGGCCTCTCCCAGCAAACCCTACAACTCGACAATGATCAAACCACACTCCACTTCTGGGGTCCCAACCCTAAACTTTCTaaccaaacccaaaaccccGAAAAACCTTCACTCGTTCTAATCCACGGCTTTGGCCCCGCCGCCATGTGGCAGTGGCGGAACCAAGTCCAGTTCTTCTCCCCCCACTTCAACGTCTACGTCCCCAACCTTGTCTTCTTCGGGAATTCCACCACCGGATCCCCAGAGCGAACCGAGGTCTTTCAGGCATCCTCGGTCGCCAAGATGATGGAGAAGGTCGGCGTGGAGAGATTTAGTGTGATGGGGACGAGCTACGGCGGCTTTGTGGCGTACCACTTGGCGAGGATGTGGCCGGAGAGAGTGGAGAAGGCGGTGATTGCCAGCTCTGGGGTTAACATGAGGAGAGGAGATCACGAGGCGCTCTTGAAGAGGGCAAAGTTGGAAAAGATTGAAGATCTCATGTTGCCTTCCACGGCGGCTCAGCTCAACAAGTTACTCACCCTCGCCATGGCCCGGCGGCTCGACATCATTCCCGACTTTTTCTTAAGCGACATAATACAT AAATTGTACTCTgataagagaaaagaaaagatggaGCTTCTAAAGGGACTCACTCTTGGACGAGAAGACACACCAAACATATCTCCTCTTCCCAACAAG GAGGTGTTGATAGTGTGGGGAGAGAAAGACCAGATCTTTCCTTTGGAGATGGCTACTGAACTCAACGA GCTTCTTGGACCGAAGACGAAATTGGAAGTGATAAAGAACACAGCGCATGTACCCCAAGTTGAAAATCCCGCTCAATTTAACAACATTGTAAAAAGTTTCTTGTGTGACTCTTGA